Proteins found in one Chloroherpetonaceae bacterium genomic segment:
- the dnaG gene encoding DNA primase, protein MLIPQSKIDEIKQASDIVDVISDYVALQPAGKRYKAKSPFKPTERTPSFFVNPELQIFKCFSTGIGGDVFTFVMKLERMTYIEAVKHLAKRARIDLSKFEKSDQAANQENTDHDVLTWAAKCFHRALSEPEGKIALDYFLERGLSKDTISAFGLGYSRDSWDWLIHQAEREKIPFEKLKTLGLVAFSDKAEKYYDVFRARAMFPIFSPAGKVIAFGGRILTKDNEVAKYINSPESKLYEKSKVLYAYNFAKDDIRRKNESILVEGYMDVLAMHQAGFKTAVASSGTSLTAEQSRMLGRLSKNVLFIYDGDSAGIKAMLRGIDILLEEGLTPRVLLLPDGHDPDSFVKAFGAEELNRFAAQNKKSFLDFKLEFYHREGYFETSERSSEAVKEIVQMIFKIPDEITQGFYLKEAAEKTGVLYGALERELSKLKKGKSNRESRFRPNRGPLQPGAEIGTIRRYEKFSPEERAGDAGAELAVKEKLPFSEITAAEKSLLKSLLESTYHGTAILEFLRFHRDLFPLPHSDVGRAIDFILSRFAQAEAENRIDEFNVVTELNQAEEEALRDYLTGLLVEPPISDRWQTDPPHVYAKRCLNEFWDAGLKLLIIPYDERIHAKKREMEEGVQKGLENSLEQEGQLKELASLIKQRNEAQQKFNGALKSLLI, encoded by the coding sequence ATGTTAATACCACAATCCAAAATTGATGAAATTAAACAAGCGTCGGATATTGTCGATGTTATTTCAGATTATGTGGCGCTTCAGCCGGCAGGGAAACGGTATAAAGCAAAGTCTCCATTTAAGCCCACCGAACGAACACCGTCATTTTTTGTCAATCCGGAACTACAAATCTTTAAGTGTTTTTCAACCGGTATCGGAGGTGATGTATTCACCTTCGTGATGAAGTTAGAGCGAATGACCTATATCGAAGCCGTGAAGCATTTAGCAAAACGTGCTCGAATCGATTTATCAAAATTTGAAAAATCCGATCAAGCAGCCAATCAAGAAAACACCGATCACGATGTTCTCACTTGGGCTGCAAAATGTTTCCACCGTGCACTAAGCGAACCCGAAGGAAAAATTGCGTTAGACTATTTTCTCGAGCGTGGGCTAAGCAAAGATACAATTTCTGCCTTTGGACTCGGCTACTCTCGTGATTCTTGGGATTGGCTCATTCATCAAGCAGAACGTGAAAAAATTCCCTTCGAGAAACTCAAAACATTAGGCCTTGTTGCCTTTAGCGATAAGGCAGAAAAGTATTACGATGTTTTTCGGGCAAGAGCGATGTTCCCGATTTTTTCCCCCGCGGGGAAGGTTATCGCTTTTGGGGGAAGAATCTTAACAAAGGATAACGAAGTTGCCAAATACATCAATTCGCCGGAAAGCAAGCTCTATGAAAAGTCAAAAGTGCTCTATGCTTATAACTTCGCTAAAGATGACATTCGCCGTAAAAACGAATCAATTTTGGTAGAAGGTTATATGGATGTTTTGGCGATGCATCAGGCAGGGTTCAAAACTGCTGTGGCTTCAAGCGGCACTTCCCTCACAGCCGAGCAATCAAGAATGCTTGGAAGGCTTTCTAAAAACGTACTTTTTATTTATGACGGAGATTCGGCAGGAATTAAAGCAATGCTCCGAGGGATTGATATCCTACTCGAAGAAGGCCTTACTCCGCGAGTTTTACTACTGCCCGATGGGCACGACCCCGATAGCTTCGTAAAAGCCTTTGGCGCAGAGGAACTGAATCGATTTGCCGCCCAAAACAAAAAAAGCTTTCTTGATTTCAAATTGGAGTTTTATCACCGTGAAGGCTACTTCGAGACATCTGAGCGCTCTTCAGAGGCGGTGAAAGAAATTGTCCAAATGATTTTCAAAATTCCGGATGAAATCACACAAGGATTTTATCTCAAAGAAGCTGCTGAAAAAACGGGCGTGCTTTACGGTGCCTTAGAACGTGAGCTTTCAAAGTTAAAGAAGGGCAAAAGCAATCGCGAAAGCCGCTTCCGCCCAAATCGTGGCCCGCTTCAGCCCGGTGCTGAGATTGGTACAATTCGCCGCTACGAGAAATTTTCCCCCGAAGAGAGAGCCGGTGATGCCGGTGCAGAACTCGCGGTCAAAGAAAAATTGCCTTTTTCAGAAATTACCGCGGCAGAAAAATCACTATTAAAATCACTTCTCGAAAGCACTTATCACGGTACGGCAATCCTTGAATTTCTTAGGTTTCATCGAGATCTGTTCCCGTTGCCTCACTCCGATGTCGGAAGGGCAATCGATTTCATTCTTTCACGATTTGCACAAGCAGAAGCCGAAAATCGAATTGATGAGTTTAATGTCGTCACCGAATTGAATCAAGCCGAAGAAGAAGCACTTCGAGACTATCTCACTGGTCTTTTGGTTGAGCCGCCCATAAGCGACCGTTGGCAAACCGACCCGCCACATGTCTATGCCAAGCGATGTCTAAATGAATTTTGGGACGCAGGGCTTAAACTCCTCATCATTCCTTATGATGAACGCATTCACGCAAAAAAAAGAGAAATGGAAGAAGGCGTTCAAAAGGGTTTGGAAAATAGCTTAGAGCAAGAAGGGCAATTGAAAGAATTGGCCTCCCTTATCAAGCAACGAAATGAAGCGCAACAGAAATTTAATGGGGCTTTGAAGTCACTTCTGATTTAG
- a CDS encoding small ribosomal subunit Rsm22 family protein translates to MQQPNSDAPTPDSLDFAKLHELRNAFLLQRAGKNDYWTSEKLLSDYHRTFGQRIKWKWNAVLRRLRALHWQPKTSHFLDWGCGSGAASEAMAESFNSSLFFQQSPEQKPSFSFFDRSSLSSSFSKKNFKEKFPHFIIQDELPKSGYTLLLSHLLSELSANEESSLISQIQNAEQVIWVESGDKETSRRLSSVRNILRDKMTIIAPCTHHAFCGALAEGNERHWCHQFAEVPSEAFTTAFWRKFSEAFEIDLRSLPFSFLVLEKFRDSHSLVEMGNMPKDTTRQTILGMPRVYKPHVSLFTCSESGLHEANIPKRHYPEDYKRLKKGTLATHLEEHASGEITIQYE, encoded by the coding sequence ATGCAACAGCCTAATTCTGACGCCCCTACTCCCGATTCACTTGACTTTGCAAAACTTCACGAGCTTCGAAACGCTTTTCTCTTACAGCGTGCAGGGAAAAATGATTATTGGACAAGCGAAAAACTTCTCTCAGATTATCACCGTACCTTTGGCCAGCGCATCAAATGGAAATGGAACGCTGTTTTAAGACGGCTTCGCGCCCTTCATTGGCAACCCAAAACCTCGCACTTTCTTGATTGGGGATGTGGAAGCGGAGCGGCTTCGGAGGCGATGGCCGAGTCATTCAATTCTTCGCTCTTTTTTCAACAAAGCCCTGAACAAAAACCTTCATTTAGCTTCTTTGATCGTTCATCACTTTCAAGTTCATTTTCAAAGAAAAACTTTAAAGAAAAATTCCCTCATTTCATTATTCAAGATGAGCTTCCTAAAAGTGGCTATACCTTGCTTTTGAGTCATCTTCTGAGCGAACTCAGTGCCAATGAGGAATCGTCATTAATCTCACAAATTCAGAACGCTGAACAGGTGATTTGGGTTGAATCTGGAGATAAAGAAACAAGCCGTAGGCTGTCATCGGTTCGTAATATTTTACGTGATAAAATGACAATCATAGCTCCTTGCACCCACCACGCATTTTGCGGCGCGTTGGCTGAAGGGAACGAACGGCATTGGTGCCATCAATTTGCCGAAGTGCCTTCAGAAGCATTTACAACCGCGTTTTGGAGGAAATTTTCAGAGGCTTTTGAAATTGACTTAAGGTCGCTTCCATTCAGTTTTTTGGTCCTTGAAAAATTTCGGGATTCGCATTCGCTTGTTGAAATGGGTAATATGCCTAAGGATACAACGCGCCAAACCATACTCGGAATGCCGAGAGTTTATAAACCTCATGTCTCGCTCTTTACTTGCAGCGAATCCGGTTTACATGAAGCCAATATTCCAAAACGGCATTATCCGGAAGATTACAAGCGGCTTAAGAAAGGAACGCTTGCCACCCATCTTGAAGAACATGCTTCGGGTGAAATTACAATTCAATACGAATAG
- a CDS encoding AAA family ATPase — translation MSSPSQLDLTSLDLTPEFSEAFRLMEKTTDCLFITGSAGTGKSTLLTYFRENTVKNVVVLAPTGIAALNVGGQTIHSFFKFPIGVITGQAIKKAEKPELYKAIDTLIIDEISMVRADIIDGIDHFMRTNGRDKKLPFGGAQVIMIGDVFQLPPVVTSEEEQTLFGSYYETPYFFSAKVFDSLLLRKIRLNKIFRQRDPHFIEVLQAIRSNTATNETLQTINQRFFPEFIPDAEDFYVWLTSTNDLAAQINTSRLLQLRENESRFTAAIDGRFDKKFFPAEETLVLKKNAQVMFLKNDPSKRWVNGTIGKVKEVLSESVKVEIETDGIRKIVTAERVEWEILKYDFNSKTKQISSQSAGKFIQFPLRLAWAVTIHKSQGKTFDRVVIDMGRGAFAHGQLYVALSRCRTLNGIMLRSKVRPRDIIVDERIVRFVNEL, via the coding sequence ATGAGCAGTCCATCGCAACTTGATCTTACATCGCTCGATCTGACACCAGAGTTTTCAGAAGCTTTTCGGTTAATGGAAAAAACGACGGATTGTCTTTTTATCACGGGCAGTGCGGGAACGGGGAAATCGACTTTGCTCACTTATTTCCGCGAAAACACAGTGAAAAATGTGGTGGTTTTGGCGCCAACCGGAATCGCTGCGCTTAATGTTGGTGGGCAGACCATTCATTCCTTCTTCAAATTTCCCATTGGCGTTATTACGGGCCAAGCCATTAAAAAGGCAGAGAAACCGGAACTCTACAAAGCCATTGATACACTCATTATTGATGAAATCTCGATGGTTCGAGCGGATATTATAGACGGGATCGATCACTTTATGCGCACGAATGGCCGGGATAAAAAACTTCCCTTTGGCGGGGCTCAGGTGATTATGATTGGCGATGTATTTCAACTTCCGCCTGTGGTTACGAGCGAAGAAGAACAGACACTTTTCGGGTCGTATTATGAAACACCTTACTTTTTTAGTGCAAAAGTTTTTGACTCCCTGCTCCTTCGAAAAATTCGCCTCAATAAAATCTTTCGCCAACGAGATCCCCATTTTATTGAAGTACTTCAAGCAATACGAAGCAACACAGCAACCAACGAAACATTGCAGACGATTAACCAACGATTTTTTCCCGAGTTCATTCCCGATGCAGAAGACTTTTATGTTTGGCTCACATCCACCAACGATTTAGCGGCTCAAATCAACACTTCAAGGCTATTGCAATTAAGGGAGAATGAGTCTCGCTTTACAGCAGCGATTGATGGACGATTCGACAAGAAATTTTTTCCTGCAGAAGAAACGCTTGTATTGAAAAAAAATGCACAGGTGATGTTTTTGAAAAACGATCCCTCGAAGCGCTGGGTGAACGGGACGATTGGAAAGGTGAAGGAAGTTTTATCGGAATCGGTGAAGGTTGAAATTGAAACCGATGGTATCCGAAAAATTGTAACGGCTGAACGTGTGGAGTGGGAAATTTTGAAGTATGATTTCAATTCTAAAACCAAACAGATTTCATCGCAATCCGCTGGGAAGTTTATTCAATTTCCTTTACGCTTGGCGTGGGCGGTTACGATTCATAAAAGTCAGGGAAAAACATTTGACCGCGTGGTGATTGATATGGGGCGAGGCGCTTTCGCCCACGGGCAACTTTATGTGGCATTGAGCCGTTGCCGAACATTGAATGGCATTATGCTTCGTTCAAAAGTTCGACCGAGGGATATCATTGTTGATGAACGTATTGTGCGATTTGTGAATGAGCTTTGA
- a CDS encoding efflux RND transporter permease subunit, which translates to MSLSSVSIRRPVLSIVMSLVIILFGVIGFFYLGVREYPAVDPPVITVSTGYTGANADVVESQITEPLEESINGAPGIRSLTSSSQDGRSNITVEFNLDVDLETAANDVRDRVSRAIRSLPPEVDPPVVTKADANSDPIVFLSIQSQTRNLLDLTEIARNVFRERLQTIQGVSEIQIWGEKRYSMRLWMNPAKLAAYGLTPSDVRNALNIENVELPSGRIEGNTMELSIRTMGRLETVSDFNDMIIRQSEGRVIRFKDVGRAEMYPENERFALRRDGIPMLGLVIVPQPGANNIAIVDEFYKRVDQIQKELPSDIKLGIGFDVTKFIRASISEVEETIFIAFGLVVLIIFAFLRDWRSTLIPVLAIPISLVGTFFIIFIAGFSINVLTLLGIVLAIGLVVDDAIVVLENIYTKIEAGMNPIEAAIRGSKEIFFAVVSTTVVLAAVFLPVIFLQGLTGRLFREFGLVVAGSVIISAFVALTLTPMLSSRLLKKHSSNNWFYDFTEPFFSALTSGYARSLNSFMKHRYVGLVIVIISIAIIVGVGGVLKTELAPIEDRSSIRIMSTAPEGASFEYMDNFLMSLYAKVDAAFGEQSQAIVTVTAPRFGGGGVNTGMTRFILTDPEKRTQTQQQIAESIQPLAQSESGARSFVIQEQSIGGSRGGLPVQYVIQAPNITKLKEVLPKFLAQASLRQEFQVVDVNLRFTKPELYVEINRDKARTMGVSVADIGLTLQLALSGQRFGYFIMNGKQYQVIGQFDRQDRNDPLDLRSLYVRSSQGNLIQLDNLVSLSERASPPQLFRFNRYVSATVSAGLAPGRTIGEGIAAMDEVSKEILDDSFTTSLAGVSKDFAESSSSLAFAFLLALILIYLVLAGQFESFRDPFIILFTVPLALAGSLLTLWLFNQTLNVFSQIGIIMLIGLVTKNGILIVEFANQRKEEGLTMREAIEDAAASRFRPILMTSLSTILGFLPIALALGAGSESRMSMGIAVVGGMTFATILTLYVVPAIYSYLSNANSGAETLQMKTLFKKAEEEPV; encoded by the coding sequence ATGAGTTTATCCTCGGTCAGCATTCGTCGTCCGGTGCTTTCGATTGTAATGTCGCTTGTCATCATTCTTTTTGGGGTTATTGGGTTTTTCTATTTGGGAGTTCGCGAGTATCCAGCGGTTGACCCGCCGGTTATTACGGTTTCGACGGGATATACAGGCGCCAATGCCGATGTGGTGGAGTCTCAAATTACGGAGCCGCTCGAGGAATCGATTAACGGTGCACCCGGAATTCGCTCACTCACATCTTCAAGTCAAGATGGGCGCAGTAATATCACGGTCGAATTTAATTTGGATGTTGATCTCGAAACTGCTGCCAATGATGTCCGGGATAGAGTTTCAAGAGCGATTCGAAGTTTACCGCCGGAAGTTGACCCACCTGTTGTCACTAAGGCTGACGCCAATTCCGACCCCATTGTCTTTCTTTCAATTCAATCGCAAACCCGCAATCTGCTTGATTTGACCGAGATTGCTAGAAATGTTTTTCGAGAGCGGTTGCAAACAATTCAAGGCGTCAGCGAAATTCAAATTTGGGGTGAAAAGCGATACTCAATGCGGCTTTGGATGAATCCGGCAAAGCTCGCTGCCTACGGTCTCACGCCCTCGGATGTACGTAATGCACTGAACATCGAAAATGTTGAACTACCCTCAGGAAGAATTGAAGGCAACACAATGGAGCTTTCTATTCGCACAATGGGAAGGCTTGAAACGGTGTCGGATTTTAACGACATGATTATCCGCCAATCCGAAGGTCGCGTGATACGCTTTAAGGATGTTGGCCGCGCGGAAATGTATCCTGAAAATGAACGCTTTGCTTTAAGGCGCGATGGTATTCCAATGCTTGGGCTTGTCATTGTTCCACAGCCCGGTGCCAATAACATTGCCATTGTGGATGAATTCTATAAACGGGTAGATCAAATTCAAAAAGAGCTGCCTTCTGACATTAAGCTTGGGATTGGCTTCGATGTTACAAAGTTTATTCGCGCTTCAATTAGCGAAGTTGAAGAAACCATTTTTATCGCGTTTGGACTTGTTGTCTTGATCATCTTTGCATTCCTTCGCGACTGGCGCTCAACATTAATTCCGGTTCTTGCAATTCCAATTTCGCTCGTTGGTACATTCTTTATCATTTTCATTGCAGGCTTTTCGATAAATGTTTTAACACTGCTTGGAATTGTGCTGGCCATCGGACTTGTGGTTGATGATGCGATTGTTGTATTGGAAAATATCTACACGAAGATTGAAGCGGGTATGAACCCGATTGAAGCGGCGATTCGCGGTTCGAAAGAGATTTTTTTTGCCGTTGTTTCAACAACGGTTGTACTTGCAGCGGTGTTTTTGCCAGTAATTTTTTTGCAAGGATTAACCGGAAGATTGTTTAGGGAGTTTGGTTTGGTTGTTGCGGGTTCGGTAATCATATCTGCTTTTGTGGCGCTGACGCTCACACCAATGCTCAGCAGCCGATTGCTCAAAAAGCATTCTTCAAACAATTGGTTTTATGATTTTACGGAGCCATTCTTTTCAGCCCTTACATCGGGCTATGCCCGCTCCCTGAATTCATTTATGAAGCACAGATATGTCGGGCTTGTGATTGTCATTATTTCAATTGCCATTATTGTTGGAGTTGGTGGCGTTTTAAAGACGGAACTTGCGCCGATAGAAGATCGCAGTTCCATTCGAATTATGTCCACAGCGCCTGAAGGGGCTTCATTTGAGTATATGGATAATTTTTTGATGAGCCTTTATGCGAAGGTCGATGCTGCTTTTGGCGAACAGTCTCAAGCCATTGTAACGGTTACCGCGCCGCGCTTTGGCGGGGGCGGCGTCAATACGGGTATGACCCGTTTTATTCTTACTGATCCTGAGAAGAGAACTCAAACGCAACAACAAATTGCTGAATCGATTCAGCCTCTAGCACAAAGCGAATCCGGTGCTCGTTCGTTTGTGATTCAAGAGCAGTCGATTGGCGGAAGCCGCGGTGGCTTACCGGTGCAGTATGTGATTCAAGCCCCGAATATCACAAAACTGAAAGAAGTATTACCAAAGTTTTTGGCACAAGCTTCTCTTCGCCAAGAATTTCAGGTGGTGGATGTCAATTTGCGATTTACAAAGCCGGAGCTATATGTTGAAATCAACCGAGATAAAGCGCGAACAATGGGTGTTTCTGTGGCTGATATAGGGCTTACGCTTCAATTGGCATTAAGCGGGCAGCGCTTTGGCTACTTTATAATGAATGGCAAGCAGTATCAAGTCATCGGCCAATTTGACCGTCAAGATCGCAATGACCCGCTTGATTTAAGGTCACTTTATGTGCGAAGTTCGCAAGGCAACTTGATACAGCTTGACAACTTGGTATCACTTTCGGAGCGCGCTTCGCCGCCACAACTCTTTCGATTTAATCGCTATGTTTCTGCAACCGTTTCGGCAGGGCTTGCCCCGGGTCGAACGATTGGTGAGGGAATCGCTGCAATGGATGAAGTTTCAAAAGAAATTTTGGACGATTCGTTTACCACTTCACTTGCAGGTGTATCGAAAGACTTTGCGGAAAGCTCTTCAAGCCTCGCTTTTGCTTTCCTTCTCGCATTAATTTTAATTTACCTTGTCCTTGCGGGTCAATTTGAAAGTTTCCGAGATCCGTTTATCATTCTATTCACAGTTCCACTTGCACTCGCCGGATCGCTGCTTACCCTTTGGCTATTTAATCAAACACTCAATGTCTTCAGTCAAATCGGAATCATTATGCTTATTGGGTTGGTGACGAAAAACGGGATTTTGATTGTTGAATTTGCAAATCAACGAAAGGAAGAAGGGCTGACAATGCGTGAAGCCATTGAGGATGCAGCGGCGTCGCGCTTCCGCCCCATTTTAATGACAAGTCTTTCAACCATTCTTGGCTTCTTGCCGATTGCACTTGCCTTAGGAGCAGGCTCGGAGAGCCGAATGTCAATGGGGATTGCTGTTGTGGGTGGAATGACTTTTGCGACCATATTAACACTATATGTTGTTCCTGCAATTTACTCCTATCTCTCTAATGCAAATTCCGGAGCGGAGACGCTTCAAATGAAGACGCTTTTCAAAAAAGCAGAAGAAGAGCCGGTATAA
- a CDS encoding RsmB/NOP family class I SAM-dependent RNA methyltransferase, producing MNAFLISHTLEAYQLVSGSSKPADAIMTFYMRGHKHLGAKDRRFISEHVYAILRFEPTLEKLSNEITAFLQIDPHLAVPLRVLIHFAKLDQATDEELAVLFQPLLQLSVQTLLDISHLARKKKPADEPTIERLATAYGFTEWMTREFAASFGKNELEALLESLNHEAPLILRANTLKCTREEAQQALFAEDIESELGKFSPFSLIIKKRQPIFATRAFKSGMVEIQDEGSQLISLLLNPKPQTKVLDACAGGGGKTLHLAALMGGRGKVFAYDKFESRFGNIRDRIRRSGAQNIEVIESPDAFDMFEKKHRGTLDSVLIDAPCTGSGTLRRNPDMKLRLKQSSLETLPIEQLQILTRFSSFLKPGGRVVYATCSLFQKENESVVESFLKANQDFTLLSPSEAISTIKLSFDSESLAKRFSGDSYMRLSPHKDDTDGFFAAILQKKT from the coding sequence ATGAATGCATTTTTGATTTCTCATACGCTTGAGGCTTATCAATTGGTGAGCGGCTCTTCGAAACCTGCAGATGCGATTATGACATTTTATATGAGAGGTCATAAACATTTGGGCGCAAAAGATCGCCGTTTCATTAGCGAGCATGTTTATGCCATTTTACGATTTGAGCCAACTCTTGAGAAACTCTCAAATGAAATCACCGCTTTTCTTCAAATTGACCCTCATCTTGCCGTACCGCTTCGTGTTCTGATTCACTTTGCAAAACTTGACCAAGCAACGGATGAGGAACTTGCAGTGCTATTTCAACCCTTGCTTCAACTTTCCGTTCAAACCCTTCTTGATATTTCTCACCTTGCAAGAAAGAAAAAACCTGCTGACGAACCTACAATTGAACGCCTCGCTACTGCCTATGGATTTACAGAATGGATGACGCGTGAATTCGCTGCTTCGTTTGGAAAAAATGAATTAGAAGCTTTGCTTGAATCACTCAATCATGAAGCGCCGCTTATTTTGCGCGCAAATACGCTCAAATGCACCCGTGAAGAAGCGCAGCAGGCCTTATTTGCTGAGGATATTGAATCGGAATTAGGCAAGTTTTCTCCTTTCTCACTCATCATCAAGAAGCGGCAGCCCATTTTTGCAACAAGGGCATTCAAGAGTGGGATGGTCGAAATTCAGGATGAAGGAAGTCAACTGATTTCGCTGCTCTTAAATCCTAAGCCACAAACGAAAGTGCTTGATGCTTGTGCCGGTGGGGGCGGCAAGACGCTTCATCTTGCGGCATTGATGGGAGGGCGGGGTAAAGTATTTGCCTACGATAAATTTGAATCGCGCTTTGGTAATATTCGCGATCGGATTCGGCGTTCAGGGGCACAAAATATTGAAGTGATTGAATCGCCCGATGCTTTTGATATGTTTGAAAAAAAGCATCGAGGAACACTTGATTCTGTTTTGATTGACGCCCCTTGCACCGGATCGGGGACACTGCGTCGCAATCCGGACATGAAGCTTCGCTTAAAGCAAAGTTCATTAGAGACTCTCCCTATCGAGCAGTTGCAAATCCTGACCCGATTTTCTTCATTCTTAAAGCCGGGTGGGCGGGTGGTTTATGCCACTTGTTCATTGTTTCAAAAAGAGAATGAATCGGTTGTTGAATCTTTTCTTAAAGCAAACCAAGATTTTACACTTTTAAGCCCCTCGGAGGCAATTTCTACGATTAAATTATCGTTTGATTCGGAGTCTCTCGCCAAGCGTTTTTCTGGCGACTCTTATATGCGGCTTTCTCCTCACAAAGATGATACTGACGGCTTTTTTGCCGCTATACTTCAAAAGAAAACTTAG
- a CDS encoding phosphatidate cytidylyltransferase produces the protein MSNLLQRVIVALIFVPLIVLSVKAGGWWFFISVSAFALLSLYELSEMFEVKQSFPLKAILFPSATLLLYNFFQPFADQSALLAVILMIFSAIELFRSKGSALHNLGATALSLIYIILAFGLLIPLRAFDEKGDFVLLILFSVWAADTFGYFGGRFFGGKMIKQKLFEKHSPKKTWEGFYAGFAASIGVAIWFSKYLPNIPLYHLIIVGIIIGFFGPLGDLIESMFKRDSGMKDSSTLIPGHGGFFDRFDVLCFVSPLVFFYATHTFFK, from the coding sequence GTGAGTAATTTACTTCAACGGGTTATTGTAGCCCTTATTTTTGTGCCTCTAATTGTTCTTTCAGTCAAAGCCGGGGGATGGTGGTTTTTTATTTCCGTGAGTGCATTTGCATTGCTCTCACTTTATGAGCTTTCTGAAATGTTTGAGGTCAAACAAAGTTTCCCATTGAAAGCGATTCTTTTCCCTTCAGCCACACTTCTCCTTTATAATTTTTTTCAACCCTTTGCCGATCAAAGCGCTCTTCTTGCAGTGATTCTTATGATTTTTTCTGCCATAGAACTCTTTCGCTCGAAAGGCTCTGCGCTTCATAACTTAGGGGCTACAGCCCTTTCATTGATTTACATTATACTTGCCTTTGGGCTTTTGATTCCTTTGCGGGCCTTTGATGAAAAGGGGGATTTCGTTCTATTGATTCTCTTTTCGGTGTGGGCTGCAGATACCTTCGGCTATTTTGGAGGACGGTTTTTTGGGGGGAAAATGATAAAGCAAAAACTCTTCGAGAAACACAGCCCGAAGAAAACGTGGGAAGGCTTTTATGCTGGTTTTGCAGCAAGTATTGGCGTGGCAATTTGGTTTTCAAAGTACTTACCGAATATTCCCCTTTACCATCTTATCATTGTCGGAATCATCATCGGCTTTTTTGGACCTTTAGGAGATTTAATCGAATCGATGTTTAAGCGCGATAGCGGCATGAAGGATTCTTCAACTTTAATTCCGGGTCACGGCGGCTTTTTTGATCGCTTCGATGTTTTATGTTTCGTATCACCGCTTGTCTTTTTTTATGCGACTCACACCTTTTTTAAGTAA